A genomic region of Streptococcus suis contains the following coding sequences:
- the leuC gene encoding 3-isopropylmalate dehydratase large subunit has product MSGKSIFDKLWDRHVITGQEGQPQLLYVDQHYVHEVTSPQAFQGLRDTGRPVRRPDLTFATFDHNVPTVDIHNIRDVISKAQMDALAKNIEDFGIPHAAHGSEHQGIVHMVGPETGRTQPGKFIVCGDSHTATHGAFGAIAFGIGTSEVEHVLATQTIWQVKPKRLLVEFVGQAQAGIYAKDFILALIARYGVDCGLGHVVEFAGPVIDRLSMEERMTICNMSIEFGSKMGIMAPDQTTFDYLRGRECAPADFEAAVTDWKELYSDADTVYDKHLVLDVSDLAPMVTWGTTPAMGVSFDETFPAIRDHNDERAYAYMNLAPGQKAADIPVGYVFLGSCTNARLSDLQLAARIVKGRKIAEQVTAIVVPGSRPVKRAAEKLGLDKIFMEAGFEWRDPGCSMCLGMNPDKVPAGVHCASTSNRNFEDRQGFGAKTHLCSPAMAAAAALYGRFVDTRQLDILKEGV; this is encoded by the coding sequence ATGAGTGGCAAATCCATTTTCGATAAGCTCTGGGATCGCCATGTGATTACAGGGCAGGAAGGTCAGCCCCAGCTCCTCTATGTCGATCAGCATTATGTCCACGAGGTGACCAGTCCCCAGGCCTTTCAAGGATTGAGGGATACAGGGCGACCTGTTCGGCGCCCAGACTTGACCTTTGCGACTTTTGACCACAACGTGCCAACCGTTGATATTCACAATATCCGTGATGTCATTTCCAAGGCTCAGATGGATGCTTTGGCGAAGAATATAGAAGATTTCGGCATTCCCCACGCAGCCCACGGTTCGGAACATCAGGGGATTGTCCACATGGTTGGACCAGAAACAGGCAGGACCCAGCCAGGTAAGTTTATTGTCTGCGGGGATAGTCATACGGCGACTCACGGAGCATTTGGAGCCATTGCCTTTGGGATTGGTACTTCTGAAGTGGAGCACGTTCTCGCTACCCAAACAATCTGGCAGGTCAAACCTAAGCGACTCCTAGTGGAGTTTGTCGGTCAGGCCCAAGCAGGTATCTATGCCAAGGACTTTATACTGGCTCTGATTGCCCGCTACGGCGTGGATTGTGGTTTGGGTCACGTGGTTGAATTTGCAGGTCCAGTCATCGACCGACTCAGCATGGAAGAGCGGATGACCATTTGCAATATGTCCATTGAGTTCGGTTCTAAGATGGGCATTATGGCTCCAGACCAGACCACTTTTGACTACCTGCGAGGTCGTGAGTGTGCACCAGCGGACTTTGAGGCGGCGGTGACAGACTGGAAGGAGCTCTACTCGGATGCGGACACGGTTTATGACAAGCACCTAGTCCTTGATGTGTCAGACTTGGCACCGATGGTCACTTGGGGAACGACGCCTGCTATGGGGGTTAGTTTCGATGAAACCTTCCCAGCCATCCGTGACCACAACGACGAGCGGGCCTATGCTTACATGAACTTAGCTCCTGGGCAAAAGGCTGCGGACATTCCCGTTGGCTATGTCTTCCTAGGCTCTTGTACCAATGCTCGCCTCAGCGATTTGCAGCTGGCAGCTAGGATTGTTAAGGGGCGGAAAATAGCAGAGCAGGTCACGGCTATTGTCGTACCAGGCAGTCGCCCTGTCAAGCGGGCTGCAGAAAAGCTTGGTCTAGACAAGATTTTCATGGAGGCTGGTTTTGAGTGGCGAGATCCAGGTTGCTCCATGTGTCTGGGTATGAATCCAGACAAGGTGCCTGCAGGTGTGCATTGTGCCTCCACAAGTAATCGAAACTTTGAAGACCGCCAGGGCTTTGGGGCCAAGACCCACTTGTGCAGTCCTGCTATGGCTGCCGCAGCTGCGCTTTATGGACGTTTTGTCGACACTAGACAGCTAGACATTCTCAAGGAGGGAGTTTAA
- the leuD gene encoding 3-isopropylmalate dehydratase small subunit, with protein MHQFTTWTGTTVPLMNDNIDTDQLLPKQFLKLIDKKGFGKYLLYAWRYLDDDYTDNPDFILNQPEYQGASILISGDNFGAGSSREHAAWALADYGFKVIIAGSFGDIHYNNDLNNGILPIIQLKEVRDQLAQLAPDQEITVDLADQLIRTPFGEFPFDIEQDWKHKLLNGLDDIGITLQYQDLIAEYEGDRPSYWQN; from the coding sequence ATGCACCAATTTACCACATGGACAGGAACGACCGTTCCGCTCATGAATGATAATATTGATACTGACCAGCTCCTGCCCAAGCAGTTTCTCAAGCTGATTGACAAAAAAGGCTTTGGCAAGTATCTGCTCTATGCCTGGCGGTACTTGGATGATGACTACACGGATAATCCTGATTTCATTCTCAATCAGCCTGAGTATCAAGGAGCTAGTATCCTCATATCTGGGGATAACTTCGGAGCAGGTTCTTCTAGGGAACACGCTGCTTGGGCTCTGGCAGATTATGGCTTCAAGGTCATCATTGCAGGCTCCTTCGGGGATATTCATTACAACAATGACTTGAACAATGGGATTCTGCCCATTATCCAGCTCAAGGAAGTCAGGGACCAACTGGCTCAGCTGGCTCCTGACCAAGAAATCACAGTTGACTTGGCCGACCAGTTGATACGGACGCCTTTTGGGGAATTCCCATTTGACATCGAACAGGACTGGAAACACAAGTTGCTCAATGGCTTAGATGATATTGGTATTACATTACAGTATCAGGATTTGATTGCTGAGTATGAGGGGGACCGTCCAAGCTACTGGCAAAACTAA
- the leuB gene encoding 3-isopropylmalate dehydrogenase, producing MTKKIVALAGDGIGPEIMEAGLAVLEAVAGQVGFDYEIEERAFGGAGIDAAGHPLPDATLQACCQADAILLAAIGSPQYDNAAVRPEQGLLQLRKELGLFANIRPVKIFDSLKDYSPLKVDRLDGVDLVMVRELTGGIYFGEHILETDQASDSNTYQAEEIERVVRSAFDLAQKRRKKVTSIDKQNVLATSKLWRKVADEVAKDYPDVTLEHQLVDSAAILLITNPSRFDVLVTENLFGDILSDEASVLTGTLGVLPSASHAVAGPSLYEPIHGSAPDIAGQGIANPVSMILSVAMMLEESFDLVQAGQTIRQAVEEVFAQGIFTKDLGGTASTKEMTAAIIEQLERRSP from the coding sequence ATGACGAAAAAAATTGTAGCCTTGGCTGGTGATGGAATCGGTCCTGAAATCATGGAGGCTGGACTAGCAGTCCTCGAGGCTGTTGCTGGGCAAGTAGGATTTGATTATGAGATTGAGGAGAGAGCTTTTGGTGGCGCTGGGATTGATGCGGCTGGCCATCCTCTACCAGATGCTACCTTACAAGCCTGCTGTCAGGCGGATGCGATTTTGTTAGCAGCTATCGGTAGTCCTCAATATGATAATGCAGCTGTTCGACCAGAACAAGGTCTGCTTCAACTTCGGAAGGAATTGGGTCTCTTTGCCAATATCCGTCCGGTCAAAATTTTTGATAGCCTGAAAGACTATTCTCCTCTGAAAGTCGACCGGCTGGATGGTGTGGATTTGGTCATGGTACGAGAGTTGACAGGTGGGATTTATTTTGGAGAGCATATTCTGGAGACAGACCAAGCCAGCGATAGCAATACCTATCAGGCTGAGGAAATCGAACGAGTTGTCCGCTCTGCCTTTGACCTAGCCCAAAAAAGACGAAAAAAAGTCACCAGCATTGATAAGCAAAATGTACTGGCGACGTCAAAATTGTGGCGGAAGGTAGCGGATGAGGTGGCTAAGGACTACCCAGATGTGACCTTGGAGCATCAGTTGGTGGATAGCGCAGCCATACTTTTGATTACCAATCCTAGTCGATTTGACGTCTTGGTGACGGAAAATCTTTTCGGAGATATTTTGTCGGATGAGGCCAGCGTATTAACAGGAACGCTAGGGGTTCTGCCTTCTGCTAGTCATGCGGTGGCAGGTCCCAGTCTCTACGAACCTATCCATGGTTCGGCACCAGATATTGCAGGTCAGGGCATTGCCAATCCTGTCAGCATGATTCTATCTGTTGCCATGATGCTGGAAGAAAGTTTTGATTTGGTCCAAGCAGGTCAGACCATTCGCCAGGCAGTTGAAGAAGTCTTTGCGCAGGGGATTTTCACTAAAGACCTAGGTGGGACCGCCTCTACCAAAGAAATGACAGCGGCCATTATTGAACAGCTTGAAAGGAGGTCACCATGA
- a CDS encoding 2-isopropylmalate synthase translates to MRVIEFLDTTLRDGEQTPGVNFSIKEKVTIAKQLEKWGISAIEAGFPAASPDSFEAVRQIAAAMTKTAVTGLARSVKSDIDACYEALKDAKYPQIHVFIATSPIHREFKLQKTKEEILAQITEHVSYARERFEVVEFSPEDATRTELDYLLQVVQTAVDAGATYINIPDTVGFTTPQHYGEIFRYLTSNVKSDREIIFSPHCHNDLGMAVANTLSAIKNGAGRVEGTINGIGERAGNAALEEVAVALEIRKDFYDVTSPIVLKETLNTSELVSRFSGIAIPRNKAVVGGNAFSHESGIHQDGVLKNPLTYEIITPELVGVKKNSLPLGKLSGRHAFVEKLKELDLYFEESDVASLFARFKNLADKKEKITDADIRALVAGTEISNRDGFQFKDLRLDSQSDGSIQAQVIFINQDEEEVVVVESGKGSVEAVFNAIDQFFHQEISLERYHIDAITDGIDAQARVLVAVENKATETVFNASGIDFDVLKASAIAYIHANVMVQKENSGQIDKKLSEKELPTS, encoded by the coding sequence ATGCGTGTGATTGAATTTTTAGATACGACTTTACGGGATGGTGAACAGACGCCTGGTGTGAATTTTTCTATCAAGGAAAAAGTGACCATTGCCAAGCAGTTGGAGAAATGGGGGATTTCTGCCATTGAAGCGGGTTTTCCAGCGGCCAGTCCTGATTCTTTTGAAGCGGTTCGTCAGATTGCGGCTGCTATGACCAAGACGGCTGTGACAGGCTTGGCTCGGTCAGTCAAGTCAGACATTGATGCTTGTTATGAGGCTCTGAAAGATGCTAAGTACCCGCAGATCCATGTTTTCATTGCGACTAGTCCCATTCACCGTGAATTTAAACTTCAAAAGACCAAAGAAGAAATTTTGGCGCAAATTACTGAACATGTCAGCTATGCCCGTGAGCGTTTTGAGGTGGTGGAGTTCTCGCCAGAGGATGCGACGCGGACTGAGTTGGATTATTTGCTTCAAGTGGTGCAGACAGCGGTAGATGCAGGTGCGACCTATATCAACATTCCAGATACAGTCGGCTTTACGACTCCTCAGCATTACGGAGAAATTTTCCGTTACTTGACAAGCAACGTCAAATCGGACCGTGAGATTATTTTCAGTCCCCATTGCCACAATGACCTAGGTATGGCTGTTGCCAATACTCTTTCAGCTATTAAAAACGGTGCCGGTCGTGTCGAGGGGACTATCAACGGTATCGGTGAGCGAGCAGGAAATGCGGCCCTTGAAGAAGTAGCTGTTGCCCTTGAAATTCGGAAAGATTTTTACGATGTAACCAGTCCGATTGTCCTTAAGGAAACGCTCAATACTTCGGAATTAGTCTCTCGCTTTTCTGGGATTGCCATTCCACGCAATAAGGCGGTGGTCGGTGGCAATGCCTTCTCTCACGAGTCAGGTATCCACCAAGACGGTGTCTTGAAAAATCCATTGACTTATGAAATCATTACACCTGAGTTGGTAGGGGTCAAGAAAAATTCTCTGCCACTGGGGAAACTATCGGGTCGCCATGCCTTTGTGGAAAAACTAAAAGAATTAGACTTGTATTTTGAAGAAAGTGATGTTGCTAGTTTGTTTGCTCGCTTTAAAAATCTGGCAGACAAGAAAGAAAAAATCACGGACGCAGATATTCGTGCCTTGGTAGCTGGGACAGAAATCAGCAATCGTGATGGCTTCCAATTTAAAGATTTGCGTTTGGATAGTCAGTCTGACGGAAGCATCCAGGCTCAGGTCATCTTTATCAATCAAGATGAGGAAGAAGTGGTTGTTGTGGAGTCAGGCAAGGGTTCGGTTGAGGCTGTCTTTAATGCCATTGACCAATTCTTCCACCAAGAGATCAGCTTGGAACGCTACCATATCGACGCCATTACCGATGGAATCGATGCCCAGGCACGTGTGCTTGTCGCTGTAGAAAACAAGGCAACAGAAACCGTCTTTAACGCCTCTGGTATTGACTTTGACGTATTGAAAGCTTCTGCAATTGCCTATATTCATGCCAATGTCATGGTACAGAAAGAAAATAGCGGACAGATTGATAAGAAACTATCTGAGAAAGAGTTGCCAACTAGCTAG